The genomic stretch GGATAGCAGTCGAGGGAATCCAAAGCAAGCCCCGCCAGCCCTCATGCGAGCTGTGGTCCGCATGTAACTGATGATGATGTTGGGCAAAGGAATACCAGTCAACTGCCCACCCACACCATGCATCATCTTATCCAAGAAGTAGAGGTCACTATTGCGGAGCTCCCGTTTTTCACTCCGTGAgttcgcatttgctgaatgcgaagtCTCCTCGAATTTTCGAACAacgaaatccaaaaaaaaaacaaaaagaaaaccagaCCTCGCATTTATAAAATGCGTGGTCAGTTACCTCGCATCTCTTAAATGCGAGGTCACTGAGATGCGAGGTCAGTGAAAAGAAACAGAGCATAGGATCTGCTATGTCCGCGaacagatccgagctcggataaTTTCTGGCATCCCTCGGATCCAACAGGGTTCGGATCCGTCTCAACAGATGATCAGACGAGCCCTCGGATCTGAGTGAACAACTATGGATCCGAGGTCGTATCACCCAATTTCGCCTTTGATTCtcaaaggatccgaggtcggatccgtCTGGGTTGAGTCGGATCCGAGCTCAGATCATGCTTTTtctgcactaattgcagaaaTTGCAAATAAACTGCAATAAATTGGAAACAGAAAAATTGCAAGAATTCGAAAAATGTAACGTATATCCTCAAATCCACCacaaaattgtaaaaataagcACAACCCACATCAAATTTAAACCCAAATTTCACAACAAATCTGAACTTGCCGTTGGattcaagtattcaagtattaatTAAACTTAAAATGCTATAAGTGAGGCATTGCAAATGGAAAAGGCTCACTTTTATGCTGTTTGAGAGTCGCAATGGGACGGCAATGCTGGCAAATTTTGGGCCGGCAATGGGGCGGCAGTGGGTGGTCAAAGGCGCAAATGGGTCGGCAATCTGGTGGTTGAAGAAGCTCTGAAAATCGGCTGCAATCTGGAGGGCTTGCTTCAGCGAGGCACAAAGAGAAGGAAGCGTGGCTTCCGGCGGAGCAGAACAACAGAGATGGTGGCGCCGCTCCTCCTATTTCTGCCGTCCGGCGTTTGGGCAACACAAAATAGGACAAATGGTGGCCAGCTCCGGTCTTTGGATGCTTCGATGTGCAGAACCCAGctctgttttctttgttttgctgttcGACAGctctgttttctttgttttgctgttcGACAGCTATGTTTCGATATTGCGTTCTGCTTCTTTGACtcacttttctcttctttttttcgaAATGGGGTCTTGGCGCTCggtgagctcgcattccgcgaATGCGAAGACCCCATTTGTAGAACAATCTCCAAAAACCGCCCTAGTTGTAGaatgcctttttttttatcataaaCTAAGAATTCACCCTAGgaaattgatgattgaaagGAAGTAGTATGCGATAAAGAGTAGTAACTTGTAAACCTCCTATCCATGTCTACTAATCTTTACCCGTGAGTTTGGTACTACCCCAATTTCCATCTTTTCCATATCCGATGGAATATAAAGAAATCGCTTTATCATCCAACCAGATGTCCTTAAGGCATCCACAACGCTATTACACCTTATGGAGTGTAATCCATTGTGAGTGAAAATGTAATAAAAGAGAAGATAGTGCAATGCTGACGTGGTGTGAGTGAAAGTGTAATAAAAGAGGAGATAGTGTAATGCTAACGTGGCATGTGAATTACACTCCATAAGGTGTAATAGCATGAGTCCACAATTACATCaactatttattttaataatgcataactcatatcccataaataaataaagtaatttttaaaaataattttgttatttttaaaaaataaagtactaactttcattaaaatttttaccttttgaattttttattttctaaaaattgtattattaatttttaagtttgaataatgtatctttttctatctctcaaaaataatatattgttattttttcaaaaataattatgcaaaaaattaaacaacTATTTGATACCTCAAATGCGAatatatcataataatccatacttaattaattttaattaataaaatacaaatgtaattagttgaactccataacataatattacataatttaaatcaaataaaatacaaataataacaaaatgaatactagttttaaatcatttaaaaatgaTTATGGATCCCACAGCATCATGGATTACACGCATCATGGATATGATGCGTGTAATCTCCATGACACGGCTCCAATGGGAGATCATGTCATGGAGCGGTGTAATGGGGAGCCATTACGCCCGCGTTGTGGATGCCCTTACACACTTGGTGGATCCACTCATACCTTTACCCCAATTTCTCCATGATGCGTGTAATCTCCATGACACGGCTCCAATGGGAGATCATGTCATGGAGCGGTGTAATGGGGAGCCATTACGCCCGCGTTGTGGATGCCCTTACACACTTGGTGGATCCACTCATACCTTTACCCCAATTTCtcttctaattttcttttatgcctagtttgggagtttaaaGAAGATAAGAGAAGTAGATAAAGTTTAGGTTAGAAAACATTGGAGAGCAGAGAAAGGATAGGAACACTCTTCCATCTTCTTGGAGAGTGGTGGAAGAGAATATGGAGAGAAAAAGATTGGTAATAATAATATGAGTATTAATTATTGGAGTTTGTCTTGATGTACAGATATGCCAATTCACAACCAGTAAATAACTCAATATCGCTTTCCTATAATTTTTACCCCTTTTGGAGAGAGTTTAATTTCTTGAGCCATTCATCCTTccatttctttaattttctctctATTTACacctctttctctctctctctctctgcccTTCGTTAGCAAGTTAATAAATTCTAATATCTCCTGATAATATTCAATGTCAAAATTCTGAAATCAAATCCTAAAATAATCGGTGCATAAATTCTTAATTTTCAAGGCTGAGTATAtctcaaaattttgaggttggaAGTTTCAAGTGTTTGGAAAATATACGAATTCTAAACTAGTTAAGAGGAGAAAATAGTACGCATCAAGGAGTACATCCAATTAACCGGATTACACTGCAGTGCCTTCAAATTTCTTAAAGCAACACACAAATATTAAATTGTGCCAAATTATTAGAATAACTCCACTAATAATAGAGGCAAACATAAGAGTCTATTTAACGCCACTAATCATTATTTGAGTGATGGTAATTACTCAAAGAAACAATTATACTGGAACAttcaaaaccaatcacaaaaTTGAGCACCCTCGTGTTGTTGAAACTTTACggtttaatttttattaattcttTAGATTTGTAGCATTGTTCTTTAGATCTTATTGTATCTATGTATGTGTGAAGTAATTTTTGTCATTAGTGtaaatttaatttaatgaaAATATGGTGTTttatccaaaaagaaaaaaaaaagaagaagaataaatgAATATCTCAAATCTTTGAACTCAATTAAGCGTTTGGTAGTCCTAACTCCTAAAGCTAGTCGTCCACTTTCTATCTTGAACTGCAATATTTCATTTCTCTCCTTAATAATTGTGCTCAAGTACTAAACTTATTttccaaccaaccaaatcaaattAGAAGAGCTAACTTGACCAACCGGCCGAACATATATACGAAACAAGGAAATGGAATTGCGTAAACAACCAGCCTATTTGCTTCACTATTTGCCCCGAGGCCTGGACTTCTAGAGTTCTTTCACTCCTCCTCTGTCCTCACAGAATTTGGTTCACATGCATGTGCACGAGTTTGCATTAATAGGCTTGATACTTAATttacttcttcttttccttctcttaATTAACGTTGCAGATGCACAAATCATTGTGAAGTCTCTGCCAGGTTACCCAGGAGCACTACCTTTCAAACTTGAAACTGGGTAATCCATCGTTTaatctccttcttcttcttcttcttctccttcatcGTTTAAACTTGATTGCATTAAACTTGTGGTCAGATACGTTGGGGTGGGAGAAAATGATAGCGTGCAGCTGTTCTACTACTTCATCGAGTCGGAGAGAGATGTCAGCATGGACCCTCTCGTGCTTTGGCTCACCGGTGGCCCCGGTTGTTCTGCATTTTCCGGTCTTGTTTACGAAATCGGTATGCTCTCTGCTTTTTCCGGTCTTGTTTACAAAATTGGTATGGGTATGCTCTCTTGAGTCTCGTTCCAACATTTTTCCTCTTTTAGCAGGCGGGGAGCTAGATTTAAGAAACGGACAAGACTTGTGGAAAACGGACAAAACTGTTACGTTTATTAGACATTAGTGGGTGGGATGATTTAGTTTAGATGATGATAAAAGATTGGTATAATTCTGTTAATTTCACTGAACTCTCTTGAAGCTTTTAATATTACACTTAACTCCCTTGATGATAAACAATGATTATAATAATattcataatttttcaaaagacaagccattgattaaaaagggaaaagataACAGAAAATAGAAAACAATTCTTCTTGACCAGGCCATATATTGTGGTCAAACTATTTCAGTTATAACCATTAAATTGTAACGTTCTATCACTCAAATATACTAATCAGGGTAGACGTCTCCTTCCTTCTAGCATCAAATATGTTATTGCTATTGATGATGATGGAAGCAATCATCTTTGCCAACAACCCAATTATTCATATTATTGAGCATAAAAAAGCTACTGAATTAcggaaaaatataatttgataGACTGTACTAAAATTATTATCCCAAACTTGCACTTTTGTTGATGTTTTgccttttaaaaaatttttatgattattcATACTAAGGAAATTTAGATGAGGGCAATTTTGGGCATTCATATACTTTTTTTCGTCTTACGTCATCAAGGTGAAACCCAAACTTATGTACtaagggaggtatgtgtaattttcaaAACGTGAGGAGAGCTGTCTAAAATTactagaaacctcaagggagctttctgaaattatcctaaAAGATTTGAACAATAATAGTTTATTGACTACTAAGGTACTTTATTTACCATCCACTAAGGTGCAGCTACTTCTTTAAAAGTAGGTCCTTTGTCCTTTGATGATGAACGTTACAATGGAAGCTTGCCTTCATTGCATGCAAATCCCTATGCATGGACAAAGGTGCTCAATTTATCTCAGATCCATTAAACTGCTCTCAACATCTGTATTGAAAATTTATTTGTAATTTGCTGCTCATGTGTTCAGCAGATTGCCAGCATTATCCTTTTGGACTTGCCTGTTGGTACCGGATTCTCGTATGCAACTACTTCTCAAGGTTACTTCTCCTCCGACACTAAATCAACAAAGGATGCTTACCTTTTCCTGCAAAAGGTGACTTGAAAAAATCTCCCAACCATCAGTtgattttttaataattttagtgTAGCTAGCATATCATATCACTTTGGAGAAGAAATATCGCGGGAGGGAGCGATATTAAATGATTCTCTTTTTAAACTTTAATTGAATTGACACCCGAAAGATGAATAAAACTATGATGATAACCCAATGCAGTGGCTGTTAAATCACCCCAGATTCATGAAGAATCGCCTCTACATTGCTGGTGACTCCTACGCAGGGAAAATTGTTCCAATGGTTGTTTTAGAAATATCAAATGGTGGTAATGCGATTATTGTATTAAGTTTTTCATGATGGAAGTAGCTTCCACCATGCTCAAAATGAAACTGATCATTACTCTGTTTAGGTAATGAGGCTGGATTGAAGCCACGGATGTCAGTCGAGGTGAATCCCTCAaaatacacttttttttttttatttttcggTTTCAATCATTAGTTTGCTACACTTTATGCTGGCTATactgatatttgaaaattttaatttctgtgtttttccaaatcttgaaaaaGGGATACATGGTTGGCAACCCAATAACGGATTCTAGGAAGGATGAGAACTGGAAAGTCCCTTACGCTGATCGTCTGGGACTTATATCAGATGAGTATTACGAGGTTTTACTTTCTTCCTCAACTTTCACAAACTTCCTTTAACCGTTGTGTGCTTTAATTTGTCTGTTCCACAGTCCCCAAATGATAGTAAATGTGatgtttcatttcatttcatcacATAGAGAtccctcttctttttttttgtgaaaatttgaCTAGATCATTGAGGCTAGCTATTTAATTTCAGCGGGCTAAAAGTAGCTGTAATGGGGAATACATCAATCCAAGCCCAAATAATACAGAATGCTTGTTTGCTCTTCACCTCATTCAAGAGGTAAGGTGCAAAATACACGAGTTCTGACTATTATTTATTTGGCTTCAATTCCGTTAGCATCACGAGATTACAGCAACTCCTTCCTATGCAGTGTATCAGTGGTATATACCCAGCTAACATCTTGGAACCAAAATGTAAACATCTAGCATCAAGAGAAGGACTCCAATGGGATCAAGATTATTTGGAAGAAGATTCAATTGATATTCTCCTCCCCTCATTCGATCAAGAAAAACCAAAGTGTCGGGTAACTTCTTTCTCCTTCCATTTTTATATGCACATTACGCAATTTCTAAGATTTTCTAAAACGTGATCTCATATGTAGGATGATACTTATGTCCTAAGCAGAGTTTGGATGAACGACCCAACGGTCCAAGAAGCTCTTCAAATTCGGGAAGTAAGTAAATCAAATGGGGGGATATCATTATCCTTAATGTGTTTTGGTTGTACCTTCTGATATTGTAAAATGACCAACTTTTCTCCCGTGCAATTACAAGGGTACAAAAGAACAATGGAGAAGGTGCAACGGAAGCATATCTTATGATATGGATGTTGCAAGTGTGTTCGACTATCACCAGGTTCTTATTAGGAAAGGATATCAGGCATTAATATACAGGTTAAGTATATGTCCTCTTGCCTCTCCTGACTTGTTACAGTTTTGAATCGTTTCTTGTTCTCTTTAGTTGCAAATTGAAGATCCAATCAACACAGTGCTTTTCTACAACAAGGACAAAATGGACAAAGATATAGATTcttaaacaaaattttctatAGTTTAACTATCATAGGAAAATATGCATTTCGTAAATTAGATTATCAGTTGGAGTAAAATTATAAGACCTGAAGGACCAAATAATTGAGAGTTTATCTGAACAAGGCCTAATGATTTGTTCTGAAATAATTCAGAGTTTATCCGAATAAGAAAATTGCAGTTATAAGTCCGGTTTTGATCCCCATTGTGTACCCTATTTCTTTTGTTCCCCTGCAGTGGTGATCATGATATGGTGGTCCCTTACCTTGGAACACTTCAATGGATACGTGATCTCAATCTAACTGTTGAGGATGATTGGCGACCTTGGTTTGTCAATGGTCAAATTGCAGGGTTAGGTTTCATTGCTACCTGTATTCAACAGTTTCTTTGCAATATATACCAAAAATTGTGTGACCTAAGCTAACAGCAATGCAATAATTTGTCCCCTACAGCTACACACTGAATTACCAATTCAAAGAAGATGTATGCTGTTTCACATTTGCAACAGTAAAGGTGAGAAAATGTTAACCTAATTCTTTCTTCCGATAACGCGCGAAAGCATGGACTAAGTAATACTcccctttcttgttttctcaggGTGCAGGTCACACTGCTCCAGAATACAAACCAAAAGAATGTTTTGCCATGATTGACCGGTGGTTCACTAATTATCCCTTATAGAtcgagataaaaaaataaaaaaaaaaagtttctagAGTTTGTAGGACTTACAATCACATTTATGCATTTTGTCCCATTCACCTTAAGACTTGATGTTGTATCAAGCGTTTAAGTTGAGATATCAATATTTGTGATTTCGTGATAAGCTTtacccattcccttttgaagtACACAAAATGTGTAAAATCCAAATGTGAATCGGCGGCCTTCTCTGCAGGCTGATTAATAGCATTGTacctcttttttcaaaaaaaaaaaaaaaaatcagttgaAACCGTCAAAAAATCGACCTAATGTATGAACTGGTTTGATCATTTGACCTCGGTTTCcaaacttttctttcttgtttttctcaaaCATGATACAAGTGACCTAACTTGTAAATCTTTCATTTATTATCAGGAATAAAAAAATACCGTTAAATCACTCACATTCTTAAACAATCTATAAATCAAGGGGCTTTTAATTCCTATCATCTTATCAATTTAACATGGGGGATTCCAACTTGCATTAGAAAGCCATGTAGGCTTTTAATCCCTATCATCTTATCAATTTAACATGGGGGATTCCAACTTGCATTAGAAAGCCATATTCCCCACAGAAAGCTCTCAAATTGGGTATATTTTGGTTTAATTTAGTTTTACAATTAGTTTAATAACTAATTGTCTCTGCCAAAGTATCTATTATtcgtttttgttgtttgtttccTTAAAATGGGCCCTCAGATTGACTTGAAGTAGTATTCAATTACCTTGCATACAGACAGTAGTAATCATGTAATAAGATCGATTGTACTGACAGGTTGATTTATGCTTCCTTTGTCGTTTGTTACCATTCAGGCTTTCAAGTATAACATTTAGGTTTCATATTCAATTTACTTGATTGTTTTGCTACAGATTGGTTTTTCATTTGTTATATGAAACTTGAGGATATATATATGATAAGACTACCAACATCTAGAACCTGCCTCATAAGGTTATATTTCTTGACATATAGTAACTAAAAGTCCAAAGTACAACGAATCATGTACCAGTACGAGCTGCTCATTCCCAGATCTTCTCTTAGTTTCTATCTTTGCATAAGGAtgattattttttctttatcaAACTTCTTGATTTCAGGACTGAAATCCAAGAAACACATGATGGAATCATACACTTGATGGGGCAGAAATTGTTCTAATTTTAAGCAGTATATGGGTTCATCAAAGTATCTGCAATTTCACCGTAAGAACGCTTCCAGACGCAGGGGAAAAGTTGATTTGTATCTTGTTCATCCAGTGGAGtccaattgaattttttttttttaggtatgGAAGGTGCAACTTCACCCTCTTTACCTTTGAATTCACAGTCAATGGTACAAGGGTCTACTACTGTACAAAATCCTCGACGAAAAAAATGATCGTGCATGGAAACATGTAATAGAGGGTCAAAATCTTGAAGGCAAAAAGGTTCTAATATGCGGGTTTTGCAGCATCTCTTTGGTTGCTTGTAGTATTAATGGAATGAAGCAACATCTTGTTGGATTAAAAGGTAATGTTAGTTCATGCAAAAAAGCATCACCTGATGTTCGTTTCTTATTAAAAGGGTCATTGGAAGAGACTGTGCAAATGGTAAAAGAGAAATAATTGGTCTAGCATGCAAATTAAACCAAATAATACTGATGATGTTGATGACGATGAAGAGCAGTAGATGAACCAGATTTTACTGGCTATTTGTATGAATTGCATTTGGTTGCTGATTTCACATGCAAACATGTTTTTATGAATAAAATGTCCTTTCTgatgtcttttgtttcttcaagCTAAGTGACTCTTATATCTAAATGCGCCATATTTCAtattattttgatgtaaattGCCACTTTTAGACATTGAAATGGTGATAATTTAGAATTTGCTTCTTGAAGTGTTTGAATCATATTGTTGTTTTTGGAGAATTAACATATTTTAAACGTGAATTCACATTTGTATAATATAATTTCAAGGGCAAAATGGAAACAAAATGTGTTTCCCttcac from Coffea eugenioides isolate CCC68of chromosome 8, Ceug_1.0, whole genome shotgun sequence encodes the following:
- the LOC113780773 gene encoding serine carboxypeptidase-like 17, which encodes MDPTASWITRIMDMMRVISMTRLQWEIMSWSGVMGSHYARVVDALTHLVDPLIPLPQFLHDACNLHDTAPMGDHVMERCLILNLLLLFLLLINVADAQIIVKSLPGYPGALPFKLETGYVGVGENDSVQLFYYFIESERDVSMDPLVLWLTGGPGCSAFSGLVYEIGPLSFDDERYNGSLPSLHANPYAWTKIASIILLDLPVGTGFSYATTSQGYFSSDTKSTKDAYLFLQKWLLNHPRFMKNRLYIAGDSYAGKIVPMVVLEISNGNEAGLKPRMSVEGYMVGNPITDSRKDENWKVPYADRLGLISDEYYERAKSSCNGEYINPSPNNTECLFALHLIQEDDTYVLSRVWMNDPTVQEALQIREGTKEQWRRCNGSISYDMDVASVFDYHQVLIRKGYQALIYSGDHDMVVPYLGTLQWIRDLNLTVEDDWRPWFVNGQIAGYTLNYQFKEDVCCFTFATVKGAGHTAPEYKPKECFAMIDRWFTNYPL